CTTCAAACCCTACATTAAACCAAGCTTACTATAATACAACACAAAAGAAATCGTTTGTTTACAATGGTACGTCATGGCAAATGATTACTCAAGATGGACAAGACGCGATTAACGCTGTTACAGGAACAGGAACTGCAGGAAAAATAGCCGTTTGGTCCGGTCAAACAGAGCTTACAAACTTAGAATCATTTAACTTCAACAATAATGTAGAGGTAAATAGTGACCCTAACGCTGCCGATGATGCACCAATATTTGAAGTAAAAAATAAATTGGGACAAGTGGTATTCGGTGTATATCAATCAGGTGTACGAGTAAATGTTGACGATACCAACAATGCTATGGCTGGGAAAGGCGGATTTGCAATTGGTGGACTCTCATCATACAAAAACAATGACAATAAGTTCTTTAGAGTTACACCCGACAGCGTAAGAGTGCTATTGCGTGAAAACCAAGGTAAAGCAGCAAAAGGAGGGTTTGCTATTGGTGGACTCTCTTCAGGTAAAGCAGCACCACAAGACCTGTCTTTCATAGACCGTGATAGCGCACGTATTTATATAAATACTGATTCAACCAAAGCAGCTAAAGGCGGATTTGCAATCGGTGGACTCTCTTCAGGTAAAGGGCTTCCAGTAAAAAACATCTTTGTTGCAACAGCTGATAGCACACGTGTTTACGTAAATGCCGATAATAGCAAGGCTGGCAAAGGCGGGTTCGCCATAGGTGGAGTTTCAGCATGGAAAGGCGGAGAAATAAAAGATATATTTCATGCCACAGTTGACAGCACAAAAATTTACGTTAGTGAAGAGACAGGAGGCACAGGCAAAGGACGCTTTTCAGTTGGCGGACGCTCTACTACAAAAGGCAATGGAAAAAACTTTTTTGATGTAAACACAGCCACAACAGCCGAAACCATAACCAACCAAAACCGAATATTGTGGTACCCACAAAAAAACGCCTTTATGACAGGACGCCTTAACGTTGCAAGTGCCGACCAAGTTGGCGAGAACTCATTCGCAAGTGGCTACGAAAGTAAGGCAAAGGGTAACTACTCACAAGCAATGGGCTATAAAGCACAATCATTAGGCTTAAACTCTACCGCTATTGGCAACGAAGCTAAGGCAACTAACACAAACTCATTTGCTCTTGGAGAAAAAGCAATTGCTCAAGGAGTAGAAAGCTATGCCTTTGGGCGTGAAGCTTATGCCTCCGGAGATAAAGGCTTTGCTTTTGGAAGTGGGTCTAAAGCCGCGGGCATCAATAGCTTTGCCTTTGGAAGCGCAGCACCAGCAGGCAGTGGCGGGGGTTATAGTTGGGATGAAGCAGGTGCGCCAGAAGCAACAGGATTCTATTCATTTGCCTTCGGTAACGGAACCAAAGCTCAAGGCAAAAGCAGCACATCAATCGGATTTAAAAGTGTAGCATCTAGTGATTTTGCGTTAGCAATGGGCTTTGAAGACACAGCAGGTGGACAATGGAGCACTGCTATTGGTTTTAGAGCCACCACCAACGGATATTGGAGTACAGCAATGGGTTCTTTTGTCAATGCCAACTCTTTTGGAAGCACCGCAATAGGTCATCAGGTCACAGCTAGCGGATATACAAGCACCGCTATAGGAACACTTTCCAAAGCAAGCGGAACTTATAGTACTGCGATAGGTGTATCAGCTACAGCAAGCGGACCTCTTAGTACAGCAATGGGTAGTTCAACCACAGCAAGTGGATATCTTAGCACCGCGATTGGACATGAAACCACCGCAAGCGGAGTCTATAGCACTACAATGGGATATAAAACCACAGCAAGTGATTCTTCAAGCACTGCAATGGGACATCAAACTGCAGCAATAGGACGGTATAGCACAGCAATGGGATATAAAAGCACAGCAAGCGGAACTTATAGCACTGCAATGAATTACCAAACCACAGCAAGCGGAAATTATAGTAGCACTGCAATGGGTTACCAAACCACAGCAAGCGGAAATTATGGCAGCACTGCAATGGGCAATAATACTAAGGCAAGCGGAACAGCCAGCACTGCAATGGGTCGTTCTATTGAAGCACAAGGAATCTACTCCTTTGGTATAGGATTAAATTATAGCTCAACGCCTCCTGTAATTACTGACCACTACACCATGGCAATAATGAGTGGCTATGTGGGTATTAACACGGTAACCCCAAGTCCTTGGAGACTTAGAGTAAATGGTACAGCAGGAGGAACACAAGCATGGCAAACCTACAGCGACAAACGCCTAAAAACCAATATTAAACCCCTAAAGGGAGCACTGCAAAGCGTGCTTAATTTGCAAGGTGTAACTTTTAACTGGAAAGATGAAACCGACCACCGCCCTGGACAAAACATTGGCTTTATAGCACAAGATGTGCTTGAGATTTTACCACAGGTAGTGAGTGGTGGAGGAAAAGATGAACACGGCAAAGAAATTTACTATAGCATTGAGTACGCTACACTAACCCCAGTGCTAGTGGAAGCAATAAAAGAGCTAAATGCCGTAAACAAAGAGCAACAAGAACTAATAAACAAACTTATTGAAGAGCTAAAGTCTGTCAAAGAACAGATAAAAACTAAATAACTATTTTCACTTTTTCTATATAAGTTGGAAACGCTTTTCGGGATGAATATCCTTGAAAAGCGTTTTTTCATTGGTCTCTGAGCTTCTCAAAGTGGACTTCTAGGATACTTAATAAACTTTTAACTCAAAATCTGTGTGCTCCGTGTTCCAAATACTTTCAACTTTTCTCTTGTGCCTTGCTCCCTTTACCAAATATGTTAAAGTTCTCTTAAAAAGTTCCAATTCTAAGCTTTACCTATTATTTTTGTCTTTTCAAACAATTTAATAGTGTTATGGACATAATCGTTAAAAACTTAACAAAGACTTATGGGCCACAAAAAGCAGTTGACAATATTTCGTTCCATTTGAAGCAGGGCGAGATATTAGGTTTTCTTGGACCCAACGGCGCAGGAAAAACAACTACCATGAAAGCCATAAGTTGTTTTATTGCACCCACGGCAGGAGAAATCACAGTGGGCGGATACTCCGTAAGAGAGAATCCCGACAAAGTAAAATCGATGCTTGGATATTTGCCCGAAAGCAACCCTTTATACACAGATATGTGTGTAATTGACTACCTGAAATATGTTGCTAACATGCAAAATGTTCCTAAAGAGAAGATACGCCAACGAATAGCAGAGATGATTAACGTTTGCGGACTCGAAACCGAAAAGCATAAGGTAATTAACGAACTTTCAAAAGGATTTCGTCAGCGCGTTGGCTTGGCACAAGCACTAATTCATGACCCGGAAGTGTTGATTTTAGATGAACCCACATCCGGACTTGACCCAAACCAAATCATCGAGATACGCGAGTTGATTAAACGTATCGGGCGTGAAAAGACAGTTATTCTAAGCTCACATATTTTAGCCGAAGTAGAAGCCACCTGTGACCGTATCTTGATTATCAACAAAGGAGTTATAGTTGCAGATGGAACATACGACGAGCTTAGCAAACAAGCCACCAGCAACGAAATACTTGTTGTCGGCATTGGCGGATGCAATTTCGACGACGCTTACCAAGAGCTTAAATCGTTAGAAACTGTTGAGTCTGTTGATGTTAAATCGGCTACCGATTTTATTTTCGAGATTCAGTCAAAGGCCGATGAATCCTCAATTAAACCAATTTTCGATGTTTGTGTTAAGAACAGTTGGTACATAACCCGTTTAACTCCACTTGAAACCAAGCTCGAAGATATATTCCGCGATTTAACCGCTAATTAATAATATCAATCATAACCTAAAACGATAGATATGAGACAAATATGGACAATTACAAAGCGCGAACTCAAATCATTCTTTGATTCACTTATAGCTTACATTATGATGGTCGCATTTCTCGGCTTCAGTGGATTTTTCACTTGGCTATACGGTGGCGATATCTTTTTTGTAGGACAAGCAAGTTTACAAACATTCTTTCAAATAGCATTTTGGACACTCTTTTTCTTTATCCCTGCGCTGACAATGCGACTCTTTGCCGAGGAAAACAGGTCGGGTACAATCGAATTACTTTTAACTCGCCCGGTAACCAATTGGCAAGTGGTATTTGGGAAATTTCTCTCGACACTGATTCTTATTGGAATTGCGTTAGCGTTAACCCTACCTTACTACATAACCGTAGCAACCCTTGGTAATATCGACCACGGAGCCGTAATTTCGGGATATATAGGTCTTCTGCTTATGAGTGCAGCATATATCAGTATCGGGATATTTGCCAGCTCAATAGCTAATAATCAAATTGTTGCATTTCTTATAGCACTATTTATTGGGATATTTTTTCATTTGATATGCACAGTTTTGGCAGGTAGTACAGGTGGTGCTCTTAGTCGTTTTTTCAACTTCCTAAGCATGCCAAACCACTTTAACAGCATTGCACGAGGAGTTATCGACTCACGCGACCTAATTTACTTTCTGTCAATAATTTTCGTTGGACTTGTATCAACCGAAGCTGTTTTGGCAAAACGTAATGTTTCTTAATAACAATGTTATTTATAAGATATTAACAGAATAAACTTAATATATTACCTCAAATGAAGACACAAAATAAATTAATATACAGTCTGTTTCTAATATTTATAATTGTAATAATTGTAAACCTATTATCAAACGGACTCTTCTTTCGCCTTGACTTTACCGAAGATAACCGCTATACTTTAAGTAAAGCTACAAAAGACATATTGCATAACATTGAAGATCCGGTTACTATCACAGCTTACTTCTCAAAAGACCTCCCTCCTAACGTAGCAAAAAACCGACAAGATTTTAAAGAGATGTTGGAAGAGTACGCTGCAATATCGCACGGAAATGTTGTTTACGAGTTTGTCAATCCCGCTGAAGATGAGGAAACTGAGCGATCGGTATTACAAAAAGGTATTCAGCCGTTTTTGATTAATGTTCGAGAAAAGGATCAGGTAAAACAGCAAAAAGCTTATATGGGGGCTGTAATACAACACGGAGACAGAGAAGAGGTGTTGCCGTTTATTCCTCTGGAAAGTGCCATGGAGTATGCACTTTCGAGCTCAATAAAAAAGGTGACACTACACGAACGTAAAAGAGTTGCATTTTTGCAAGGTCACGGCGAGCCGAGAATTAATGCCTATCATCAAGCTATGCAGGAGCTACGTATTCTGTATGATGTCGAACCTGTTAGCTTAAACGACACCGCAAACTCACTGTTAGAATATAAAACAGTAGTTGTTGTTGCTCCAACTGACAGTTTTCCAAGCCATCACTTAGATTACTTAAACCAATACTTAAACCAAGGTGGAAACTTACTACTCGCTGTTAACCGCGTTGATGGCGATTTGCAACAAGCACGTGGATTTGAAGTCACCACTGGACTAGAGGGTTGGTTAGAGCAACACGGTATTCAATTGGAGAACAAC
The sequence above is a segment of the Bacteroidales bacterium genome. Coding sequences within it:
- a CDS encoding ATP-binding cassette domain-containing protein; amino-acid sequence: MDIIVKNLTKTYGPQKAVDNISFHLKQGEILGFLGPNGAGKTTTMKAISCFIAPTAGEITVGGYSVRENPDKVKSMLGYLPESNPLYTDMCVIDYLKYVANMQNVPKEKIRQRIAEMINVCGLETEKHKVINELSKGFRQRVGLAQALIHDPEVLILDEPTSGLDPNQIIEIRELIKRIGREKTVILSSHILAEVEATCDRILIINKGVIVADGTYDELSKQATSNEILVVGIGGCNFDDAYQELKSLETVESVDVKSATDFIFEIQSKADESSIKPIFDVCVKNSWYITRLTPLETKLEDIFRDLTAN
- a CDS encoding ABC transporter permease subunit gives rise to the protein MRQIWTITKRELKSFFDSLIAYIMMVAFLGFSGFFTWLYGGDIFFVGQASLQTFFQIAFWTLFFFIPALTMRLFAEENRSGTIELLLTRPVTNWQVVFGKFLSTLILIGIALALTLPYYITVATLGNIDHGAVISGYIGLLLMSAAYISIGIFASSIANNQIVAFLIALFIGIFFHLICTVLAGSTGGALSRFFNFLSMPNHFNSIARGVIDSRDLIYFLSIIFVGLVSTEAVLAKRNVS